One genomic segment of Ignavibacteriota bacterium includes these proteins:
- a CDS encoding dihydrodipicolinate synthase family protein, translating into MNNIENRRFKGIWPVLITPFNDDLTIDFSGYQKMIEWYLRFKLGGIYANCQSSEMYELTEDERLKLISDAVKVVNGKIPVVGTGNFGKNLDEHIEFIKKVSDTGVEIVMLTIPEYLNTDEELEKYYLTIAEKTNIKLGIYECPVPRRYYLGIDLIKKIANTGRYFAYKETSCDLQKINSITEITNNTNFAHLQANVPYMLESVRNGTPGSMNIAANWLPDLVVEVYENGLAKNPKADVLNQVLCGMEMVQRSVHPMGVKFLISKRGVPIKPFTRYPRKLSLEEMFGLEQAAKNWFDDEGKLKILK; encoded by the coding sequence ATGAATAATATAGAAAATAGAAGATTCAAAGGAATTTGGCCGGTTTTAATAACGCCTTTTAACGATGATTTGACAATTGATTTTTCCGGTTATCAAAAAATGATTGAATGGTATTTACGATTTAAACTTGGTGGAATTTATGCTAATTGTCAATCAAGCGAAATGTACGAATTAACAGAAGATGAAAGATTAAAATTAATTTCAGATGCTGTAAAAGTTGTAAATGGGAAAATTCCGGTTGTGGGTACGGGAAATTTTGGAAAAAATCTTGACGAGCATATTGAATTTATTAAAAAAGTTTCTGACACCGGTGTTGAAATTGTAATGTTGACTATACCGGAATATTTAAATACAGACGAGGAGTTAGAAAAATATTATTTAACAATTGCTGAAAAAACAAATATAAAATTGGGGATTTATGAATGTCCGGTTCCACGACGATATTATTTGGGAATTGATTTAATAAAGAAAATTGCAAATACCGGAAGGTACTTTGCTTATAAAGAAACTAGCTGCGATTTGCAAAAAATTAATTCAATAACTGAAATAACAAATAATACAAATTTTGCTCATCTTCAGGCAAATGTTCCATATATGCTTGAATCAGTAAGGAATGGTACTCCTGGTTCGATGAATATTGCTGCAAATTGGCTTCCCGATTTAGTTGTAGAAGTTTATGAAAATGGATTAGCAAAAAATCCAAAAGCAGATGTATTAAATCAAGTTTTATGCGGAATGGAAATGGTGCAAAGATCTGTTCATCCAATGGGTGTTAAATTTTTAATTAGCAAAAGAGGAGTTCCGATAAAACCATTTACACGTTATCCGAGAAAATTATCTTTGGAAGAAATGTTTGGTTTGGAACAAGCTGCTAAAAATTGGTTTGATGATGAAGGAAAATTAAAAATTCTAAAATAA
- a CDS encoding glycerophosphodiester phosphodiesterase family protein, producing MSNNIFQQRKNLILIIFFLNISNFLTAQDNVEMLDLSKPKNGKTFVIAHRGAHNYCPENTIAAYKKAIELNCDFIEIDVRKTKDGKFVSIHNSKIDEYVYGSFGKVNDFTLCELKKMNISKKFAEINDDEKIPTLEEILELCKGKIGIYLDLKDPFVEEISAIIKKYEMEKNVLWYIPFSYLNEIKKLKEVCEECLSMPDPGTKENLLKLFYEINPKFIATDMSQLDSEFVAICHKNNAKVFVDEEIGNEREWQKIIELGVEGIQTDNPEMLIQYLNNSN from the coding sequence TTGAGTAATAATATATTTCAACAAAGAAAAAATTTAATTCTCATTATATTTTTTCTAAATATTTCTAATTTTCTAACTGCTCAAGACAATGTTGAAATGTTAGATCTTTCAAAACCTAAAAATGGTAAAACTTTTGTCATTGCTCATCGCGGAGCACATAATTATTGTCCGGAAAATACAATTGCCGCTTATAAAAAAGCAATCGAATTAAATTGCGATTTTATTGAAATTGATGTTCGAAAAACTAAAGACGGAAAATTTGTAAGTATTCATAATTCAAAAATTGATGAATATGTTTATGGAAGTTTTGGAAAAGTAAATGATTTTACACTTTGTGAATTGAAGAAAATGAATATTTCTAAAAAGTTTGCTGAAATTAATGATGATGAAAAAATTCCAACTTTGGAAGAAATACTAGAATTATGTAAAGGTAAAATTGGAATTTATTTGGATTTGAAAGACCCATTTGTTGAAGAAATTTCAGCAATAATTAAAAAATATGAAATGGAGAAAAATGTTCTTTGGTATATTCCTTTTTCATATTTAAACGAAATTAAAAAACTTAAAGAAGTTTGCGAAGAATGTTTGTCAATGCCGGATCCGGGAACAAAAGAAAATTTATTAAAACTATTTTACGAAATAAATCCAAAATTTATTGCGACAGATATGAGTCAGTTAGATTCTGAATTTGTTGCAATTTGCCATAAGAATAATGCAAAAGTTTTTGTCGATGAAGAAATTGGCAATGAAAGAGAATGGCAGAAAATTATTGAATTAGGAGTTGAAGGAATTCAAACGGATAATCCGGAAATGTTAATTCAATATTTAAATAATAGTAATTAG
- a CDS encoding T9SS type A sorting domain-containing protein, which produces MKYIFQIFIIAIICFSNIFSEILKPTKSIPTIQELIDRSNNGDTVLVPPGIYYENINFNGKNIVVMSYFLEMKDSSYIQSTIVSGMQQGCVVTFENGEDSTSELNGFTIRDGISFSDTLHGGGITIKNKSATTLKNLIISRNTVEDCNGAGILCRDSSKIFLENLHIIENEAKNGNGGGIFLQNSIAKIIDVKISNNKSNSGGGIFIDSSQVEINNSILENNQCENGGGGIYINSEIEIIKFNGVIVRNNLSKSKGGGIHSKIALNFPDSSNCSIFLNRANFGSTDIHFDSLNSNIPYMLSLDTVTVSEPEKYHINVINKINFHFKHAIFKSVNSDLYVSPNGSDSNNGILPISPLRTISFAKLVAKTDSANQRKINLLQGVYSNSTNNENFPIYLRDNISLVGNKVDQTILDGENKNSLVTIYHENKNVSVEKLTLQNGYDLSGSGISVSGKNILLKNLLIKNNISENDGAGLNISMAENVKLNNLTVTENNSKNQTSSGGIFINGEKISLVNCIIYNNKPKNIKLRKGILSNSELTISNSNLFGGRNNIDNLDSVKINWLSGNTDSDPMFVGGEPYDYSLTENSPCVNTGTPFLVWEGDTLINLSTDEYIGIAPDMGAIESDFLISINEDENLPTEFKLEQNYPNPFNPTTKIKYSIPANSVISNPQKGERSQNSNGLEISPFDRNDNNNVSLKIYDILGSEVRTLVNQKQNPGNYEVIFDAQNLPSGIYFYQLKTQNFSESKKFILLK; this is translated from the coding sequence GTGAAATATATTTTTCAAATCTTTATAATTGCAATAATTTGTTTTAGTAATATATTTTCAGAAATACTTAAGCCGACAAAAAGCATTCCCACAATTCAAGAGTTAATAGATAGAAGTAATAATGGCGATACTGTTTTAGTTCCGCCCGGAATTTATTATGAAAATATAAATTTTAATGGAAAAAATATTGTTGTTATGTCATACTTTTTGGAAATGAAAGATTCATCATACATTCAAAGTACAATCGTTAGTGGCATGCAGCAAGGTTGCGTAGTAACTTTTGAAAACGGAGAGGATTCAACCTCAGAACTAAATGGTTTTACAATTAGAGATGGAATTAGCTTTTCTGATACTTTACACGGAGGTGGAATTACAATTAAAAATAAGTCTGCTACAACTTTGAAGAATTTAATTATTTCAAGAAATACAGTTGAAGACTGTAACGGTGCCGGAATTTTATGCAGAGACAGTTCAAAAATATTTTTAGAAAATTTGCATATAATTGAAAATGAAGCGAAAAATGGAAACGGAGGTGGAATTTTTCTGCAAAATTCAATAGCAAAAATAATTGATGTAAAAATTTCTAATAACAAATCAAACTCTGGTGGAGGAATTTTTATAGACAGTTCTCAAGTTGAAATTAATAATTCAATTTTAGAAAATAATCAATGTGAAAATGGTGGTGGTGGAATTTATATTAATTCTGAAATCGAAATTATAAAATTCAATGGTGTTATTGTAAGAAATAATTTATCTAAATCTAAAGGTGGTGGAATTCATTCTAAAATTGCTCTTAATTTTCCAGATTCTTCAAATTGCAGTATTTTTCTAAACAGAGCTAATTTTGGAAGTACGGATATTCATTTTGATTCTTTGAATTCTAACATTCCATATATGTTAAGTTTAGATACAGTTACAGTTTCGGAACCAGAAAAATATCATATTAATGTTATTAATAAAATCAATTTTCACTTTAAGCATGCAATTTTCAAATCAGTAAATTCGGATTTATATGTTTCACCCAATGGATCAGATTCAAATAATGGAATTTTACCAATTTCACCATTGAGAACAATTTCTTTCGCAAAATTAGTTGCAAAAACAGATTCTGCAAATCAGAGAAAAATAAATTTACTGCAAGGTGTTTATTCAAATTCAACAAATAATGAAAACTTCCCGATTTACTTGAGAGATAACATTTCTTTGGTTGGAAATAAAGTTGATCAAACAATTCTTGATGGAGAAAATAAAAATAGTCTCGTAACAATTTATCATGAAAATAAAAATGTAAGTGTTGAAAAATTAACGCTTCAAAATGGATATGATTTAAGCGGAAGCGGAATTTCGGTTTCCGGTAAAAATATATTGCTAAAAAATCTGTTAATTAAAAATAATATTTCTGAAAATGATGGCGCCGGATTGAATATAAGTATGGCGGAAAATGTTAAATTAAATAATCTTACTGTTACGGAGAATAATTCAAAAAACCAAACTAGTTCTGGTGGAATTTTTATTAATGGGGAAAAAATATCATTAGTTAATTGCATCATTTACAATAATAAACCAAAAAATATAAAATTAAGAAAAGGAATTTTATCAAACTCGGAATTAACTATTTCAAATTCAAATTTATTTGGAGGAAGAAATAATATAGATAATTTGGATAGTGTAAAAATAAATTGGTTAAGCGGTAATACTGATTCTGATCCGATGTTTGTTGGCGGAGAACCTTATGATTATAGTTTAACTGAAAATTCTCCTTGCGTAAATACCGGAACACCTTTTTTAGTTTGGGAAGGTGATACATTAATTAATTTATCCACTGATGAATATATAGGCATTGCTCCGGATATGGGAGCAATAGAATCTGATTTTTTAATTTCCATTAACGAAGATGAAAATTTACCAACTGAATTTAAATTAGAACAAAATTATCCCAATCCATTTAATCCGACTACGAAAATAAAATATTCAATTCCCGCCAATTCTGTCATCTCGAATCCCCAAAAGGGTGAGAGATCTCAAAATTCAAATGGTTTGGAGATTTCTCCCTTTGATCGAAATGACAATAATAATGTTTCTTTAAAAATTTACGACATATTAGGAAGTGAAGTAAGAACTTTAGTAAACCAGAAACAAAATCCCGGAAATTATGAAGTTATATTTGATGCACAAAATTTACCGAGTGGAATTTATTTTTATCAATTAAAGACACAAAATTTCTCTGAGTCGAAAAAATTCATTTTGCTGAAATAA